The genomic DNA GTCTCCTGCCCACACCGGCCTCGGTGGTTTCCGCATGAGCCGGCGTCCGACCGAGCGCGAAAGCGCCATTCCGCATCCGCGCGAGACCAGCCGTCTGTTCGGCCATCGCGAGGCCGAGACGGCACTGCTGACGGCCTATCGCAGTGGGCGGATCCCGCATGCCTGGCTGATCGGCGGGCCGCAAGGGATCGGCAAGGCGACGCTGGCCTATCGCATGGCGCGCTTCGTGCTCGCTCACGGCCAGCCGCTCGCGAATGCCGTGCAGCGGGCCGAAGACCTTGCGATCGATCCTGATGACGCCGTGGCGCGCCAGGTCGCGGCGAGCTCGCATGGCGGCCTCTTGACGCTGGAGCGTACTGCCAACGACCGCGGCGTGATGCGCACCGTGATCACCGTGGACGAGACGCGCGAGACGATTGGTTTCTTCGGCTCGACCGCGGCGGCCGAAGGCTGGCGTGTCTGCATCGTCGACACCGTCGACGAGCTCAATCCGAACGCCGCCAACGCGCTTCTGAAAATTCTCGAGGAGCCGCCGCAGCAATCGCTGTTCCTGCTGGTGAGCCACGCACCCGCGCGCGTGCTCGCCACCATCCAGTCGCGTTGCCGCAAGCTGCGCCTGCGGCCGCTCGCGACGGACGACGTGATCAGTGCCGCAGCTTCGGCCGCCGAGCTCGATCCGAAAGACCCCGCGCTGCGCGAGGCGGCGGAGGCCTCCGAGGGAAGCGTTGCACGGGCCCTGACGCTGCTCGGCGGCGACGCGCTGAAGCTTCAGCAACGCACGGCCGCACTG from Bradyrhizobium sp. CCBAU 53351 includes the following:
- a CDS encoding DNA polymerase III subunit delta' — protein: MSRRPTERESAIPHPRETSRLFGHREAETALLTAYRSGRIPHAWLIGGPQGIGKATLAYRMARFVLAHGQPLANAVQRAEDLAIDPDDAVARQVAASSHGGLLTLERTANDRGVMRTVITVDETRETIGFFGSTAAAEGWRVCIVDTVDELNPNAANALLKILEEPPQQSLFLLVSHAPARVLATIQSRCRKLRLRPLATDDVISAAASAAELDPKDPALREAAEASEGSVARALTLLGGDALKLQQRTAALLARLPQVDPRELHTLGDSLGTSDRVALAAFIDGIDRWIAERLHADEANANQNLPRLARLAEVWEKIVRAARDTETYNLERKPLVFSVFGWLADATR